The Corvus hawaiiensis isolate bCorHaw1 chromosome 31 unlocalized genomic scaffold, bCorHaw1.pri.cur SUPER_31b, whole genome shotgun sequence genome contains a region encoding:
- the NELFE gene encoding LOW QUALITY PROTEIN: negative elongation factor E (The sequence of the model RefSeq protein was modified relative to this genomic sequence to represent the inferred CDS: inserted 2 bases in 1 codon; deleted 1 base in 1 codon), with protein sequence MLTLPPGLTEEEEALQKRFAKLRKKKKALLALKKQQSSAGSSAQGGIKRSMSDQPPVDTATATEQAKLLVKSGAISAIKAENKNSGFKRSRTLEGKLKDPEKGPTPTFQPFQRSVSADDDSQESRRPQRKSLYESFVSATDRLREPEXGGARGEPPERGERRLDWDPEPEPEERRERDGAFRRSDSFPERRPPRKGNTLYVHGAELSPELLRAAFGPFGAIIDLSMDTPRNCAFVTYEKMESADQAMAELNGAVVQDVQLKVSIARKQPMLDAATGKSLWGSLAVKNSAKGSHRDKRSQVVYNEDLFGGQ encoded by the exons ATGCTGACCCTGCCGCCGGGGCTcacggaggaggaggaggcgctGCAGAAACGCTTCGCCAAGCTGCGGAAGAAG AAAAAGGCGCTGCTGGcgctgaagaagcagcagagctcGGCCGGGAGCAGCGCCCAGGGCGGCATCAAACGCT CCATGTCGGACCAG CCCCCCGTGGACACGGCCACGGCCACCGAGCAGGCCAAGCTGCTGGTCAAGTCCGGCGCCATCAGCGCCATCAAGGCCGAGAACAAGAACTCGGGGTTCAAGCGCTCCCGGACGCTCGAGGGCAAGCTCAAG gaccccGAGAAGGGCCCCACCCCCACGTTCCAGCCCTTCCAGCGCAGCGTCTCGGCCGACGACGACTCCCAGGAG TCGCGCCGCCCCCAGAGGAAATCGCTCTATGAGAG CTTCGTCAGCGCCACCGACCGGCTGCGGGAGCCCGa ggggggggcgcggggggagcCCCCCGAGCGGGGGGAGCGGCGCCTGGACTGGGACCCCGAGCCCGAGcccgaggagcggcgggagcgcgaCGGCGCCTTCCGCA gGTCGGACTCGTTCCCCgagcgccgcccgccccgcaaGGGGAACACGCTCTACGTGCACGGGGCCGAGCTGAGCCCGGAGCTGCTGCGGGCGGCCTTCGGCCCCTTCGGCGCCATCATCGACCTCTCCATGGACACGCCCCGCAA cTGCGCCTTCGTCACCTACGAGAAAATGGAGTCGGCCGACCAGGCCATGGCCGAG CTGAACGGGGCCGTGGTCCAGGACGTGCAGCTCAAGGTCAGCATCGCCCGCAAGCAGCCCATGCTGGACGCCGCCACCGGGAAGTCgctctgggggtccctgg CCGTGAAGAACAGCGCCAAGGGCTCGCACCGGGACAAGCGCTCGCAGGTGGTGTACAACGAGGACCTGTTCGGGGGACAATAA